Below is a window of Cheilinus undulatus linkage group 8, ASM1832078v1, whole genome shotgun sequence DNA.
gCTTCAGCTGGGAGAAAAATCCTCCACATCCATCACAAAGCACGTTATCTTTCCCATGTCTTTTACTGCACTTTGGGTAGTGACGCTTCACATAATCCTTCCTTATAAACCTCTCACCACAAGTTTCACAGGCGTACGGCCTCTCTCCAGTGTGTAGGCGATTATGTGTGACTAACTGCCAAAGGCTTTTAAAAGCACGAGGACAGTACttacacaaatgtttgttttttttgttgaaaaatggtTGGATCCTGTGAAGGATTCTACCTTGCACCTCAAGCGGGGAGTTTGTCAAGTTTTCAGTAAATGGTTTATCAGGAGATGGTTTAGTGTCTAGTGAGAATGATGCTTGTTTTGCTTTGGCAGCCTTTCTGCACTTTCTCATCTTCTGATGCTTTCTCAGAGTTTTTGCATGAGAAAAGGCGGAGCCACATTTTAGGCATTTGAATAATTTTACAGTATGGTTCATGGTGTTGTGTCTGGAAAGTTTAGACTGAGATGGAAAGCTTTTTGAGCAGATCTTGCAATCAAATGTCTCCTCTTTTTCAGCCAAATTAATACTAAACGTATCCTGCCAACCCCTTCCAATGTCATTTAAGCTGATTTTGGGAATACAGACCTCCAATCGCCTCCTTTTCCCTCTGCAACGAGTCTGATGTACTTTAAGGTGATCATACCTTGAAAAACAGCTATCACAAGCTTTACAGCGGTATGGCTTGACTTCATTGTGTGTCAAAATGTGGCGTCTCAGAGATCGCGCTTTCATAAAGGTCTTGTTGCAGAATTTGCACTTGAATTCATTTCCTTCCACATGCGGCGCCTGTACTGTTTCTGTGCTAGTTGGAATGTCTGACGACTGTGTTGCAGCTTCACTTTTGACCTCTGACTGTTCTTGTTTTGGAGCAGCATCACAGTCAGCTTCATGTTCTAACCATGGTCTATGAGCTCGAAATCCTTTGCCACAGTGTGAACATATAAATGGTTGCACACCTGTATGTCTGTATTGATGTCTAAGGTATATCGATCTGTACCTAAATCTCTGTGGACAGTGGGGGCACTTGAATGGAAGCAGCATGGTTGAATTGGGCGGTAAAGGCTGTGCAGGGACCCTCTTTGCTGGTAAAGGCTGTTCAGGGACCCTCTTTGCTGGTAAAGGCTGTTCAGGGACCCTCTGAGTTGATTTTGAGGAGACTTTGCTGAAAACGGCATTTTGAGATGATGAGCCACCACAAAACATATTCTTATGTTGTCTTAATTTTTTTGGCCTGAAGAACTTCCCGCATACTGAGCACATATCTAGTAAGTTGTTCCTGTGGTCACTTTCATGATTAATCAGGCGCTCTTTGGTTTTTAGCAGCCGGGGACAACAGGGACATTGAAGTGTTGTTCTAGTCCTACTATCAGGAACCGCTGTGGCAGGAAGTGGTGTTGGACCAGGTAAACATGTCCTCCTGTGAACTGTAAGGGAAAAATTATGGTAAAACTGTTTCCCACAGTTTGTACAGGAAAAGGGTTTGTCACCAGCATGCAGGATCATGTGGCGCACCAAATAACGGCGCACACTGAATTTACGCTTGCAAAATGGACACTGGTTTGCAGAAGAGTCAGATATATGAGTTAGACAGTGCTTTTTAAGTACATTGAAATCATCGAAAACCTCTTTGCACAGGGAGCACTGCAACTGTTTTTGTCCACTCTGCTCCTTCACGCAGTCCAAGGATTTCTGTGGTTGTACTTTTACTGATAGTTGTTCTTTCAGCTGAGATGccttttcctcctttcttttgTGGGTACGTACATGCCGAAGGAGATTTGCAGGATACTGGAACTCCATTGTGCAGTCAGGGCATTTAAGCATTCCTCTTTTAAGATGTGTGCTTCTGTGCTGAATCAGTTCTCCAATGGTTGGAAGAATCTTTCTGCACACAGTGCACTGTATCCTCCTCTGATGAACAACTTTGTGGGCAACAACATAGCAatgtttcttgaatttctttccACATTGCAGACATTGGTATGGTTTTTCACCTCTGTGATTGCGCTCATGAGTCTTCAGTTCCTTCATCGTGCTGAAAGACTTTCCACAAAAACGACAGCTTAAGGCAGGGCTGCTATCTTCTTCAGTTGAATTCAGGTTTTCTTTACTGTTATCAGTCTTTGGAAGAGTTACAGTTTCTGATTTAGGAGTGATAGAGAAAACTGATTTTCGGAAAATAATAGCTTTGCCAGTGAGTTTTAACAACTCATGTTTCTTCATGTGCCTGTACTTTCCCGAAGGATGAAAAAAGACTGCCGGACACAGGGTGCATTTGTAACGTGCTTCGATATTGGTTGCCAAGACTGGGGGTGCTTCTTGTttcagctcctcttttattgGCAGTGTTTTGTGCACAGGttcctttgtctttgtgtttggtCTTTTCTGTTCAACTTTTCGCCTCAATGCTGGATCTGTTTTGAGCTGATTGAAGTAGTTTTTGAGGCAAAATGACTTAATATGTCTGTACCGGTTTGATGTTAAAGTAAATTTAGCTAGGCACAAGGGACATTGAAATTTACCATCTACTTTACACTTGCCACCAAATACGGCTTCTCTGACGCATTGTCGTAAGTGTCGATTCCTGTTGTAAGCATACTTGAAAGGCCGTGGGCAAAGAGGGCATTTGAAGATTACATTCTTTAACATTTGGGTTTTCTTACTACTACTTGTCCTTTTGCAAAGACTTGACAAAAGTCCAACTTTAGGTCTCTTGTGTTTGTTATGgtagtgttttcttgcctggtTTCGGGTTAAGAAATATCTATCACATAAACTACAATAATTAGTTTTGTGAACATTATCTAGCTTTATGAAACAGTCATAAAGGTTTCCAGATGGCTTCTCCTGCACCAAGGTGTCTGATGGCGATGATGCAGCTGTGCTGACAACAGCTTCTACATTATCAACGGGAAGCTGTGTCATCCTGTACTTGCAGTGTTTCTTGGTGTGTCTTTTTAGGGCACTGGACTGTGAGAAAAATGACCCACATTTAATACACTTGTATGGTGTTATGCCAGTGTGAGACCGCATGTGTGAGATATAATGAgttaacttaaaaaatgtagtttggCACTTTGAGCATGTCCGACCacctctttttttattctgttgaaGGCAAGGGTCAGAATAGAGTTCAGTGTCTTCTGCAACATCAGTCCTTAGGGTTTCACCACAAAggtgtttttctgcttgttcaTTTCCCATCAAGTAGACATTGCAAGTCTggcaaaactgaaaacagtgccTGGAATGGCAGCCATAGTGGTGTTCAATTAGATGATCCACATTGTAGGTTGAGTGTTTGCAGTTTGCACAATAATAGGAGTTGGTCATTCCATTAATTGACTCTGAGGTTGTCAGTATTACAACAGGCTGCAGGAGTTTTCTCATTTGTGAATAAGATTTTAGTTGAGGCGTTTGTCCTTCTAAATGATTTACACTGTTACTGTCATGTATGGCAACAGCTGGTTCTCCATAGAGATTGACATCAAATTTTGGTTCATCAGTGTCGCATGATGAGTCCTCCAGGGGTTCACCGTACATCATGCCAAGACCTGACGCTTCCTCAGCAGGTGTATCCATCTCTTCAAATGAGTCTCTTGAGCTTGCAGCATCATCTACTACACAATCTTCAGGTTCAGGCACCACCAGTATTTTATCTAGAGACTGATGCCGATTAGGACTAGAAACTGTACTTGTTACCTCTGTAGCActtgttttttccatttcaagACAGCGAGTAAAGTCTGTGCTTAAACCGTTTCCCCGCACGCTGCAGTCTGTGCTATTAGAAGCATCTTGTGTTACTTCATCAGTGGTTTCAATCGACAGACTGTCAGAAGTGAGAGCAAGACTTTTGTGACCTGCATCTAGCGAGGTTTCATTGTGTGTCCACTGTGCTGCACTTGTCCTTTCATCATCTTGACAAGGACTCTCTTCTGTGCTGGGGCTTAAAGGCTGTAAGCAGAATTCTGAATGACTTTCATTGCTTTGCTCATCCTTTTCACTTTCAAGGTTTAAATAATCATCACTCAATACCGTAGAGCTACTACAATCATTGTCCTCTGGCACACTTTCAAAAGACTCATGCTTAGAAGACTGCAAAGGGGATTCAGTATTGCTTTCCAAGGTGTTAGTGCATGCTCTCGCTTCATGAGTTAAATTTTTAGAGTCAGGTACAGCAATGTCTGACGGATCTAAAGATGGAGTATTTAGCTTAGCATCTTTATCCCTACAGATGGTCTCTTTGCTTTCCTCTTGACCATCCTTGGTGTTGAGATTTGAGTAAGTCTGCTCATCAAAAATTCCCTTTTCTAATGACACTGATCCTGAACTTTCCCCATTAAAGGCTTTGCTCTCATCCTGCTGACTCTCCACTGTATCTCTAGCTTGATCACCTGTGATGTTGAGATCATCCAATCCAACATTTTCTTGGTCAAGTGATTGATCTATTCCTTCTTCAATGACTTTTTCATCTTGCTCACTTTTCAAAGAAGCCATAGAACTTAAAGAACTCATGCTCAGCTCTTCGGCATCTCCAACTGGGTATCCCTCTTCCTCATCATCAGTTATGCTTTCAGTATCCCTCATTTGGAAATGTGATGTGTCTCTTTGTTCATTCTCAGTTTCATTCATTTGACTCTGGATTTGACGAGGATCATCATCATTTCCATCTTTTACAGTCTCAGCCCCTGGTTCTATCCTTTCTCCTTTCAGGGCTTTGCACCCATCCTGCTGATCCGCTTGACTACTTTTACTGCTGGGATCATCCAATCCAACATTTGCTTGATCAAGTTGTGGTTCTGTCTCCTCTTTCATGATGATGCCATCGGGATCTTGCTCATTTTTGAAAGAAGCCATGGTACTTAAAGGACTCATGCTCTGCTCGTCAGAATCGCCAACTAGGTatccctcctcttcatcatcatcagtcaTGCTTTCAATATCACTCATTTGGAAATGTGACGTTTCTCCTTGTTTTTTCTCAGTTTCAGTCATTTGACTCTGGATTTGATGGCGATCTTTAACAGTTCCATCTGCTGCAGTCTCAGGCCCTGGTTCTATCCTTTCTTTCCGCTGATCCTCCACCGGGACTTTAGCTTGTCCAGTTGCCCTGTTGGGAACATCCAATCCAACATTTTCTTGGTAAAGAGATGGTTCTATTCTCTCTTTTATGACTTGTTCCTTGTGATCTTGTTCATTTATGAAAACAGTCGTGCTACTTTGAGAACCTGAAGTGAATTGCTCTTCAATATTGTCATCTGAATTTTCATCCGTCTCATCATCAGTTACACTTTCAGTGGACCTCATCTTGATGTGTGAGGACTCTCCTTGGTGTTTCTCAGTTCGATTCATTAGTCTGTGGATCTGATAACCATCTTTGATATTTCCATCATCTACAGTCCTTTCTGTGGTAGCCATTATGTTAGCAGTAATAGAGGGTTGATCTTCTGCTTGACATTTCAGTCTTTCATTTATACTGATATCTTCATGTGCACTTGGATTTAAGTGTCCTCCTGTCATCACATTTGAAGGTCTCTGCAAGTTTTCATTCATCCCTGACATATAAGGACATTGACTCTTAGCAGGTAAAGATGTGTATGTATGAGGTAGAAGCCATTCTGATGAACTGGGCTTAGCAGCTACTCCAGTTTTAGGATTTGAAGCTGGACTACCAGTACTTGCCACAAATTTGCAAGAAGGCCTTGTTTCAGTGACCTCTGCATATGAACAGCTACTGGCAACTGAATAGTTCTCAATACATGATGTAGCCATTTCAGAGTCCTGGGTAATTCCTTGTGTGTTCGTTGCCAAGGATGAAGGAAAAGATCCAGATGTTGACAGTCCTTCTGTGGCAATATCTGATGATTCATTATCTGGCAGGGAACCTTTGTCCATTTGTCCAATATCAGCTTGCCATTGAGATTCTTTGTAGTATCTTTGATAAACACAGTCTGAACCAGAGTAGCAGTTTGtgttaaagtttgattttgctgcaggagcttcatgaaaaGCCACTGAGCTAGAGAACTCATGGTGTCCAGTGAAGTTCTCTATATGCTGGGAAGGTTTTTTTTCGGACTCTGATCTTCTCAAAGTACTTGGATCCGATGTTAAAGGTGGAGGATTATAGCAGTATGAATCCCACCCATTAGCCATTCTTTGCAAAGGCTTGAAGCTGGATCTTATGCTACACAAtcctgaaaacacaaagaagcacaaaattataaatgaaacaaaataaaaaaaactgtatgttttataaaataatcACATGCATacagcaattttaaaaaatctgaccttttctttgagtAGGATCTATCCAGGATGATGAGGATTACATCTGGAAGGAAACCTAgagaaataataaattaattagTTTTACCACTGCAAAGCAAAAGATAATTTCCTGTATATCAAGTATTAATCAGATACAATCACAATTTAGTCTTTAGTTGTATTTTATCGGGAAGATTGCCCCAAAAATGTCTGTGGCATTGCATCAGATTCACCAGTTTTCAACAGGCTTCACCAGGCCAAATTTAATTcaagacaaaagacaaacaaaaggtcccttttttttttgagctAGTCATTGCAGAGGGGCCTGCAGAACTTGGTAGCAGGGTCTTCACATATGGGGCCTTTTCATGCAAGGCTCAGCAGAGGAACATAGGACTGCTTCTTAAAGAGAAAGGCCTAAGGATCTGGTGGTATGGTTTAGTAAGGAGACTCAGTGCACTGAAGCAGAACTATGGGAACCAAATATAAAATGTGGAAGTAGAGCGTTAAGACTGGCCTTCTTGGAAGCTGGGGGATCATGTCCTTGAGAAGGTATTGCTGAGGAACTACATTGTGGAAAGTCTCAGTTGTTattcaatcaaataaaaggCTGCCATCTAGTCACTATAAAGTGTTTAGTTGAATTAGGAGGCAAAGACAGGACAGGCAAACAGACCATAAAGACCCAAAATTGTTGTGAGGGCAAACACAAGAGAACAATTGGCTCAACTGATCTAAACAGCAGCCATCACCATCAACGTCTAAATGTGGAATGAATGGTAAGTGTATCCTGCAAGGCTGAAGGTGCTTTGGGTAGTcaaaaaactagaaaagaaCTATAGAGGCTCAAGtcacaatgtaaaaaaaaaacatcagtaagtgccacaaagtgcttcaagtctCATCGGACAAAGGTGCTGCCATGCATTAATGCCATGCACATGATGTAAAGAAGCTTAAAAAACCTGATAACATCAGCAGTGAAGCAACCAATTATTATCTTGAGACCTCTCATTGTCACCATCAGTTAAACTGCCCTCACTAACAAATAATGACCAAAGTACCAAGAGCAGGACAGTGCAAGCCATCTGTATTTGGGAGACTCATTTTATCACTGGGGACAACAGCGGGGAAGAGTCAAGCTCAGTAAATagtgttctctaaagagctgggtctttagctttctcttCAAAGTAAAAAGAAACTCAGCTGATCAAATGAAGTTGGGTAATTAATTTAAATCATTCAGGGATAAAAGAGGACAAGAGTTGAGCTAATGACTTGGGGCAGTACCAGGCACTTTTTGCTGGCTGAGCGTAGCAGGCAAGAAGGAGAGTAGACCTAGATGAAGTTGCTTctgttgattcttgtttttatgtcacaatttcaaccctcctccttgaaagaagaaagaaagaaagagacgggcaaaaatgactcaagagatactctggcagagatactttaattttatttttagtttattattctattttacacataagtttagttttcttatgtttggttTACTTTTAAACCTTATGGTCTACTTAAAAGCCTACAGCAAATTCCAGTGGAACATTAACATTTGTATCcataacatttatgtttttttttttttcattaacaatctaaatggaccaaaaagaggCAATAGAAAAAACTGAAAGGTGCCTTCACAGTGCGGTTAATCTgcagtctggacatggaggcgcAAGCATCTCCTGCTCagactgcagctgagagggactgtTGCGTGAGGACTtagctgcctgtgagtgctttgTGACGGGGAGGGGCCCACTGCAGCACTCACTGCTCACTGAGAGGAGCAACAACGTTATatgctttcacgtcagagtctcgagaagtctccagtaacaccagaaaaagatgctagatttgtcgctagttgATTTTTTGAAAAGAGTCACTAGACGGGTCcgaaaactcactaaatatagcaacaaagtcgctaagttggcaacactgtgTGAATGCGGCAAGGCCTGTGAATATGAGTTGCAGTAGTCAATGCACAATATTGCAAAagcctgtaccaggagctgTGTTGCATGCcatgtcaagtagggtctgatacTCTCAATGTCACAGAGGATAAATTGGCAAGACTGAGAAATCGAGGTCACGTGAACCTTGAAGGTTAGCTCAATCATATCAGTCAGGTTCCGGGTGGCCTTAGTGGGCATGAGTTTATTTAATCCAAGCAGGATATTGATCGTGGTTGCATGGTGGGAGTGGCTGGAATGACAATAAGCTCCGTCTTGGAGCTCAAGGTCCATCTAGAAATagactcctgatcaaaattttgAGACAAGTGGAAAAACTGCAAGAATTTGCATTgtgcactgttggatcttaagaaggttctaagtagagcttcaaaatgctaAAAGAAGAAATTGGAGtgagacaacaaaaaaattgagTAAGCAATTCATTGCAAACAACAATTGAACTAAAAaaggctgttcatcagctggTCAAAAGTTGAAGATTAacagccttttaaaaacaaaatctgcgCAAAATTGTGGATTcaatgtcattttctgtcaggtaTTCACACTGTCATGAGCTCCTGATagcaaaggcaaaaaagctttctgtctttgaacaTAGGGGGATTGTTGAGCTGCATAAGAAAGGACTCTTGCAATGTGCCATTGCTGCTGAGGTTGGACGCTGTAagacagtcattttgaatttcttaaaagaTCCTGACGGTTACggaacaaaaaagtcaagtggTAGACCCAAAAAAATTTCACCAGCACTGAGCCGGaggatctgattggctgtccGTCAACACACAGGACGATCCTTGGCCCAAAATAAGGCCATTAATTAGCGCTGACTGTAGCCCAATAACCATCAGATGGCATCTGCGAAGGAAGggcttaaaaaactaaaaaggtcTTCAAAGGCCTCGTCTCCTTCAACGCCACAGAACGCCCATTTGGACTTTGCAAGGGAGCTCCAAAAACATGGGAAATTGAAAGAGGGAAGAAAGTTTTATACTCCgatgagaaaaaatgtaaccttgatGGTCCTGATGGCACTCTTAAGTTATGTCTTGtacttgtagtgtttttcacaattaagttgacaacatttgTTGAAACTAGAGCCagaccgatatgggattttttgGGCCGATgccgatattgggggctaaaaaaaaagccaatatcCGATATTATCGGCCGATATCCGATATTTtggccgatatatgaaataagaacattgatatacacaggatatatactgtacatggaCACAAATATGGAATAATATGTGAATAACCAGTTgaatttatctttgtttatttcacaaagatgcaacttagatgACATTAAAACACTGTATAATAATCCTATACTGTG
It encodes the following:
- the znf1035 gene encoding zinc finger protein 1035 translates to MANGWDSYCYNPPPLTSDPSTLRRSESEKKPSQHIENFTGHHEFSSSVAFHEAPAAKSNFNTNCYSGSDCVYQRYYKESQWQADIGQMDKGSLPDNESSDIATEGLSTSGSFPSSLATNTQGITQDSEMATSCIENYSVASSCSYAEVTETRPSCKFVASTGSPASNPKTGVAAKPSSSEWLLPHTYTSLPAKSQCPYMSGMNENLQRPSNVMTGGHLNPSAHEDISINERLKCQAEDQPSITANIMATTERTVDDGNIKDGYQIHRLMNRTEKHQGESSHIKMRSTESVTDDETDENSDDNIEEQFTSGSQSSTTVFINEQDHKEQVIKERIEPSLYQENVGLDVPNRATGQAKVPVEDQRKERIEPGPETAADGTVKDRHQIQSQMTETEKKQGETSHFQMSDIESMTDDDEEEGYLVGDSDEQSMSPLSTMASFKNEQDPDGIIMKEETEPQLDQANVGLDDPSSKSSQADQQDGCKALKGERIEPGAETVKDGNDDDPRQIQSQMNETENEQRDTSHFQMRDTESITDDEEEGYPVGDAEELSMSSLSSMASLKSEQDEKVIEEGIDQSLDQENVGLDDLNITGDQARDTVESQQDESKAFNGESSGSVSLEKGIFDEQTYSNLNTKDGQEESKETICRDKDAKLNTPSLDPSDIAVPDSKNLTHEARACTNTLESNTESPLQSSKHESFESVPEDNDCSSSTVLSDDYLNLESEKDEQSNESHSEFCLQPLSPSTEESPCQDDERTSAAQWTHNETSLDAGHKSLALTSDSLSIETTDEVTQDASNSTDCSVRGNGLSTDFTRCLEMEKTSATEVTSTVSSPNRHQSLDKILVVPEPEDCVVDDAASSRDSFEEMDTPAEEASGLGMMYGEPLEDSSCDTDEPKFDVNLYGEPAVAIHDSNSVNHLEGQTPQLKSYSQMRKLLQPVVILTTSESINGMTNSYYCANCKHSTYNVDHLIEHHYGCHSRHCFQFCQTCNVYLMGNEQAEKHLCGETLRTDVAEDTELYSDPCLQQNKKRGGRTCSKCQTTFFKLTHYISHMRSHTGITPYKCIKCGSFFSQSSALKRHTKKHCKYRMTQLPVDNVEAVVSTAASSPSDTLVQEKPSGNLYDCFIKLDNVHKTNYCSLCDRYFLTRNQARKHYHNKHKRPKVGLLSSLCKRTSSSKKTQMLKNVIFKCPLCPRPFKYAYNRNRHLRQCVREAVFGGKCKVDGKFQCPLCLAKFTLTSNRYRHIKSFCLKNYFNQLKTDPALRRKVEQKRPNTKTKEPVHKTLPIKEELKQEAPPVLATNIEARYKCTLCPAVFFHPSGKYRHMKKHELLKLTGKAIIFRKSVFSITPKSETVTLPKTDNSKENLNSTEEDSSPALSCRFCGKSFSTMKELKTHERNHRGEKPYQCLQCGKKFKKHCYVVAHKVVHQRRIQCTVCRKILPTIGELIQHRSTHLKRGMLKCPDCTMEFQYPANLLRHVRTHKRKEEKASQLKEQLSVKVQPQKSLDCVKEQSGQKQLQCSLCKEVFDDFNVLKKHCLTHISDSSANQCPFCKRKFSVRRYLVRHMILHAGDKPFSCTNCGKQFYHNFSLTVHRRTCLPGPTPLPATAVPDSRTRTTLQCPCCPRLLKTKERLINHESDHRNNLLDMCSVCGKFFRPKKLRQHKNMFCGGSSSQNAVFSKVSSKSTQRVPEQPLPAKRVPEQPLPAKRVPAQPLPPNSTMLLPFKCPHCPQRFRYRSIYLRHQYRHTGVQPFICSHCGKGFRAHRPWLEHEADCDAAPKQEQSEVKSEAATQSSDIPTSTETVQAPHVEGNEFKCKFCNKTFMKARSLRRHILTHNEVKPYRCKACDSCFSRYDHLKVHQTRCRGKRRRLEVCIPKISLNDIGRGWQDTFSINLAEKEETFDCKICSKSFPSQSKLSRHNTMNHTVKLFKCLKCGSAFSHAKTLRKHQKMRKCRKAAKAKQASFSLDTKPSPDKPFTENLTNSPLEVQGRILHRIQPFFNKKNKHLCKYCPRAFKSLWQLVTHNRLHTGERPYACETCGERFIRKDYVKRHYPKCSKRHGKDNVLCDGCGGFFSQLKLEDHRKTCALIPSSSESTVGQSKQSVPQSPPKGFSCAYCSSRFLLFSQLQEHFLNAHKVETMVPPVTTAPLQHHLSNIPNIKEEPVDESCDKGRTESTNVICQLDAALDIEEPTQYACSQCDMTFSCKSGLGGHQRVHRRQQPYTCKVCQRGFWNKNFYRNHYRKCRMTQILGRSTTPQLEVPLKAEIDLALNASNLEFKDESKPADSEVLQTNSSSQEDIVQKASEENQVHNTPVKEKKAVQYQCSECDESFTDGLMLISHLEDHGREEQERKRNACTKCGKLCSSQGNLQKHMRSHHGMGKNFSCPDCSMAFNSPTDLEIHRTCHDANRPFVCKICSQRFWTSPSLRNHYHKAHPEDIYTCRFCSKTYAAKKSLARHYKTMHQKELKESSVPNQSSSSSSEKQASSQHSTTAESDMDENHCSEDSDSDSAPYFPCHVCGKTFPTSESLEDHQRCHLGEKPHECEECGKCFYQASQLQQHQRMHKSEFQCQLCGRGFVSLFALRKHKHSHGKSRPYRCSKCQLSFTGPSQLAEHMSSHREESFPCDICNHVFPTKSSRVEHRKSHSNSGELLPASVSKEGNEKSLSNAELKYRCGVCNERFRDPEELSEHGCFAAKERQYSCLDCDKHFLHASHLKKHRATHKVSWSSCEYPCNQCNSSFSSSQEFLSHAKSHIETAAESDQNSEAKDSGSSDGFICPVCHQCFVSVTELIHHFPMHPDSTFECKTCGISLPSESKLKEHERNHLITDTEFECTECGQSFFGSNAFLQHQCSEQKHRVDQTEHSYSSAMKSPPTYSQTTAEEEEVDVTDEDMYDCIVCSKQFSSKSSLLEHQNENHADKPFKCEACGKRFALRKYLKQHERKHCHKSIAQRKNQLTETKLKCTECQIEFHTTEDLSLHKRLHAEKEGGDYRCDMCYKSFSQLSLLRQHQESHVGQIVYECTECDKAFAFPHLLEEHQQTHAGSS